In Arvicola amphibius chromosome 1, mArvAmp1.2, whole genome shotgun sequence, one DNA window encodes the following:
- the LOC119810836 gene encoding coiled-coil domain-containing protein 201-like, with product MHNIPQEMAMGWSPRPPERNFQHRWSLISEDSAEDPGSQLAGSSPTTTFRKKRLSTIEDLENSSEQAEPHPDPLAAEEEPRMSALLNKEQCQKTEALQDMSWPRNPRMPGISDSPWQRRRDPKKQAAAMQRLQQWEAQMLLEIEEAVHHELTIQEGILSTEFPDQTQGPLSFGTVRHWLAVAATGVPTRVTAFKQDLETGTLRQTGTNNFLSSMGGVKAVLLSGADNPVFKQLGHQGRV from the exons ATGCACAACATTCCTCAGGAGATGGCTATGGGCTGGAGCCCAAGGCCCCCAGAGAGGAACTTCCAACACCGCTGGTCCTTGATATCTGAAGACTCCGCCGAGGATCCTGGGTCCCAGCTGGCAGGGTCCAGTCCCACAACCACCTTCAGAAAAAAGAGGCTTTCGACCATCGAAGACCTGGAGAATTCCAGTGAGCAGGCGGAGCCCCATCCAGACCCTTTAGCTGCAGAGGAAGAACCACGCATGTCAGCCTTGTTGAACAAGGAGCAGTGTCAGAAGACAGAGGCCCTGCAGGACATGAGCTGGCCAAGGAACCCAAGGATGCCTGGAATTTCAGACAGCCCCTGGCAGAGAAGACGAGACCCAAAGAAGCAGGCAGCTGCA ATGCAACGCTTGCAGCAATGGGAGGCCCAGATGCTTCTGGAAATTGAAGAGGCAGTTCATCATGAGCTTACCATCCAAGAGGGGATCCTTAGCACTGAGTTCCCTGACCAAACCCAGGGTCCACTTAGCTTTGGCACAGTCAGG CATTGGCTGGCAGTGGCAGCCACAGGAGTGCCCACTCGTGTGACAGCTTTCAAGCAGGACTTGGAGACTGGGACCCTCAGGCAGACAGGAACAAATAACTTCCTGAGCTCTATGGGTGGAGTGAAGGCAGTCTTGCTCTCTGGGGCTGATAATCCTGTTTTCAAGCAGCTGGGACATCAGGGCAGAGTCTAA